In Rutidosis leptorrhynchoides isolate AG116_Rl617_1_P2 chromosome 2, CSIRO_AGI_Rlap_v1, whole genome shotgun sequence, one genomic interval encodes:
- the LOC139894574 gene encoding serine carboxypeptidase-like, giving the protein MSNLSVRKLLIVCLGLLLASLSPATVISLTESRLPSIQAKQLITDLNLFPKHSVNIAVDVAVSNRSKLIVEKPFKFPNFVGADNVSVEELGHHAGYYQIQHSHDAQMFYFFFESRNSAHDPVVIWLTGGPGCSSELALFYENGPFKIRDDLTLVWNEYGWDQASNLLYVDQPTGTGFSYSSTIKDIRHDEQGVSNDLYDFLQAFFAEHPELVDNDFYITGESYAGHYIPAFAARVHQGNKAKEGIHINLKGFAIGNGLTDPAIQYKAYTDYALDMGIIKESQYKLINLIVPVCEAAIKLCGTDGTVSCTAAYVACNSIFISITAIAGNINYYDIRKECIGSLCYDFSNMETFLNEKSVREALGVGDIKFVSCSTTVYLAMLVDWMRNSEVGIPGLLEDGIKMLIYAGEYDLICNWLGNWRWVHDMEWSGKEGFNTSSQVPFVVAGSDSGLLKTYGPLSFLKVYDAGHMVPMDQPRAALEMLKRWMNGSLSETARDPRSLVSSI; this is encoded by the exons atgagtaaTTTGAGTGTGAGGAAGCTACTAATCGTCTGCCTTGGTCTTCTTCTGGCCTCACTTTCTCCGGCAACCGTTATCAGCCTGACGGAATCTAGGTTACCGTCAATTCAAGCTAAACAACTCATCACAGACCTCAATTTGTTCCCCAAACACTCCGTCAACATCGCCGTTGACGTCGCTGTTTCCAACCGTTCGAAGTTGATTGTCGAAAAGCCTTTCAAATTTCCTAATTTTGTTGGAGCTGATAACGTATCAGTTGAAGAATTAGGTCATCATGCTGGTTATTACCAGATTCAACACTCTCATGATGCTCA GATGTTTTACTTTTTCTTCGAGTCACGAAACAGTGCACATGACCCTGTTGTTATCTGGCTGACTGGAGGACCAGGGTGTAGCAGTGAGCTTGCTCTTTTCTATGAAAATGGTCCTTTCAAAATCAGAGACGATCTAACTCTTGTTTGGAACGAATATGGGTGGGACCAG GCATCAAACTTATTGTACGTTGACCAGCCTACTGGGACCGGCTTTAGTTATAGCTCTACGATAAAAGACATTCGTCATGATGAACAGGGCGTGAGTAATGACCTTTATGACTTCTTACAG GCATTCTTTGCAGAGCATCCTGAACTTGTAGACAATGACTTTTATATTACCGGAGAATCATACGCTGGCCATTACATTCCTGCTTTTGCTGCTCGAGTCCACCAAGGAAACAAAGCCAAAGAAGGAATACACATAAACCTTAAG GGATTTGCGATTGGAAACGGGCTAACTGATCCAGCAATTCAGTACAAGGCGTATACAGATTACGCATTAGACATGGGGATAATTAAGGAGTCTCAGTATAAACTTATTAATTTAATAGTTCCTGTTTGTGAAGCTGCAATTAAGCTTTGTGGTACTGATGGAACGGTATCTTGTACGGCGGCTTATGTGGCATGCAACAGCATTTTCATTTCAATCACTGCTATTGCAGGAAATATCAAT TACTATGATATTAGAAAAGAGTGTATTGGCTCGCTTTGCTATGACTTTTCAAACATGGAGACGTTTCTTAACGAGAAGTCGGTTAGAGAAGCTCTTGGAGTCGGAGACATAAAGTTTGTTTCGTGTAGTACGACTGTGTACCTGGCTATGCTTGTTGACTGGATGAGAAATAGTGAAGTTGGTATTCCTGGTCTCCTTGAAGACGGGATTAAGATGCTTATTTATGCCGGTGAATATGACCTCATTTGCAATTGGCTCG gtaattggagatgggttcatgatatggagtggaGTGGTAAGGAAGGGTTCAACACATCGTCTCAAGTTCCTTTTGTAGTAGCTGGATCAGATTCAGGCTTACTTAAAACTTACGGTCCACTCAGTTTCCTTAAG GTATATGATGCTGGTCATATGGTTCCTATGGATCAACCAAGGGCTGCTTTGGAGATGTTAAAGAGGTGGATGAATGGCTCACTTTCTGAAACTGCAAGGGACCCTCGGTCCCTGGTTTCGTCCATATAA
- the LOC139894575 gene encoding aspartyl protease family protein At5g10770-like → MAPFNSFILLLSSYTFFLFVVVATKDLSLDTKQEETHHYHTLHQSSFLPSSVCNSSTTGDKKKGTLEVVHKHGPCSKFSEDNVKPLTIEEIFTRDQARVDFIRAKSTFTKAKKDTLGKKTTLPANSGYTFGIGNYYITVGLGTPKRDLSLVFDTGSDLTWTQCQPCVGSCYSQIEPIFAPSKSTTYTNISCTSSECSALITATGNPPSCISSTCVYGILYGDQSFSSGFFAKEKLTITSKDVVENFYFGCGQNNQGLFFGVAGLLGLGKGSKLSIVSQTAAKYGKVFSYCLPTPTATGYLTFGSAASSKVKYTPIVNLKQPTFYGLNLIAIFVGGTKLAISPTVFKTSGMIIDSGTTITRLPPAAYSALSKAFRAKMTKYPLTKALSLLDTCYDLSNYTTILIPTISMLWGGNTKVDTPAQGILFVNSVSQVCLAYAANKHDSDLGIYGNTQQKTMEIVYDVKAGKIGFAPGGCA, encoded by the exons ATGGCACCATTTAACTCTTTTATCTTGCTTCTTTCctcttatactttcttcctttttgTGGTTGTTGCAACCAAAGATTTAAGTTTGGATACAAAACAAGAAGAAACACACCATTATCATACTCTTCATCAAAGCTCTTTCTTACCATCATCAGTTTGTAACTCCTCCACTACAG GTGACAAGAAAAAGGGAACATTGGAAGTGGTTCACAAACATGGACCATGTTCTAAGTTTAGTGAAGATAATGTTAAACCTTTGACAATTGAAGAAATTTTCACTCGTGATCAGGCTAGAGTTGACTTTATCAGGGCTAAGTCAACCTTCACAAAAGCTAAAAAAGACACACTAGGCAAAAAGACAACACTCCCTGCAAACTCAGGTTACACCTTTGGAATAGGAAACTACTACATAACAGTCGGATTAGGTACCCCTAAAAGAGACCTTTCACTCGTTTTCGACACAGGAAGTGACCTAACTTGGACACAATGCCAACCGTGTGTTGGATCGTGTTATAGCCAAATAGAACCTATATTTGCACCATCTAAATCAACCACATACACCAACATTTCATGCACCTCATCCGAATGCTCAGCACTTATTACCGCAACCGGGAATCCACCTAGTTGCATCTCATCGACGTGTGTATATGGTATTCTATATGGCGATCAATCGTTCTCGAGTGGTTTCTTTGCAAAAGAAAAACTCACCATTACTTCGAAAGATGTGGTTGAAAATTTTTATTTCGGATGTGGTCAAAACAACCAAGGACTATTCTTTGGTGTGGCTGGGCTATTAGGACTTGGTAAAGGTAGTAAGCTATCGATTGTGTCACAAACGGCTGCAAAATATGGTAAAGTTTTTTCGTATTGTCTTCCAACACCAACGGCTACTGGTTACTTGACATTCGGTAGTGCAGCTTCAAGCAAAGTTAAGTACACGCCGATTGTGAACTTAAAACAGCCGACGTTTTATGGTCTTAATCTTATAGCAATATTTGTGGGAGGAACAAAACTAGCAATAAGTCCAACGGTTTTCAAGACGTCGGGTATGATTATAGACTCCGGAACGACCATCACAAGGCTCCCACCTGCAGCCTATTCGGCTCTAAGTAAGGCTTTTAGAGCGAAAATGACAAAATACCCGTTAACAAAAGCATTATCTTTATTAGATACATGTTATGATTTAAGCAATTATACCACAATTTTAATACCAACAATAAGCATGCTTTGGGGTGGGAACACAAAGGTGGACACTCCAGCTCAAGGGATATTGTTTGTAAACAGTGTTAGTCAAGTGTGCTTAGCTTATGCTGCAAATAAACATGATTCTGATCTAGGTATATATGGTAATACTCAGCAGAAGACAATGGAAATTGTTTATGATGTGAAAGCAGGAAAGATAGGATTTGCACCAGGAGGATGTGCTTGA
- the LOC139893139 gene encoding probable protein S-acyltransferase 15 codes for MKWQRFVSLPILGVFLLMEIVYYGTVFIFLDDWIGLQSSIGCTNAVIFTLLASFTLFSFLVCVLTDPGGVPSGYFPDIENNDGSDQESRKAEALKKRCDKCSSYKPPRAHHCRICRRCVLKMDHHCTWINNCVGQMNYKAFFLLVLYATISSLYATVIIVGCGFQKDWESAWMIRLKTFYITSGLMISLLSLTLGTLLGWHIYLVTRNMTTIEYYEGTRASWLANKSGLVYRHLYDVGVYRNFTVILGPSIFKWFWPSASSHVKDGTSFPTVRDSL; via the exons ATGAAATGGCAAAGATTTGTATCATTACCAATTCTAGGAGTTTTCTTATTAATGGAAATAGTCTATTACGGCACCGTttttatatttcttgatgattggaTTGGTTTACAGAGCTCAATTGGGTGTACAAATGCTGTGATCTTCACTTTGTTGGCATCTTTTACTCTTTTTTCATTTTTAGTTTGTGTTCTTACTGATCCTGGTGGTGTTCCATCTGGGTATTTCCCTGATATTGAAAATAATGATGGGTCAGATCAAGAATCCAGAAAAGCT GAAGCTCTTAAAAAACGATGTGACAAGTGTTCTTCATACAAGCCTCCTAGAGCACACCATTGTCGTATTTGCAGAAGGTGTGTCTTGAAAATG GATCATCATTGTACGTGGATAAACAATTGTGTTGGTCAAATGAACTATAAAGCCTTTTTTCTTCTTGTTCTGTATGCAACTATTTCAAGCCTTTATGCTACG GTTATAATTGTTGGTTGTGGCTTTCAAAAGGATTGGGAGTCTGCTTGGATGATTCGCCTCAAAACCTTTTAT ATTACATCAGGGTTAATGATTTCTCTCCTAAGTTTGACGCTCGGAACTCTCTTGGGTTGGCATATCTATTTGGTGACTCGTAATATGACTACAATAGAG TATTACGAAGGAACCAGGGCATCATGGTTGGCTAACAAATCGGGACTGGTTTATAGGCATCTCTACGATGTTGGTGTATACAGAAACTTCACTGTG ATTTTAGGCCCAAGCATCTTTAAATGGTTTTGGCCTTCTGCATCGAGCCATGTCAAAGATGGAACGAGCTTTCCTACTGTTCGGGATAGCTTATAA